Proteins found in one Lepeophtheirus salmonis chromosome 9, UVic_Lsal_1.4, whole genome shotgun sequence genomic segment:
- the LOC121124703 gene encoding uncharacterized protein isoform X4 — MSSVPQAIFSSPYFNFWIDAMAKMIGVLSFGYNYEHTFTFDFLLIPLRTNAFCVCKTDLDNGTQIRITRNTEIILDNIKKFKFNIPRNVFHNFTLGGFIQNPLSTFNNLPFQGTFFAISASSSVINYSIVFSFSALSINIIDPDWYKWNNGSDVLHKGKYVSLTEKESIQNTFGLPSEEKLSMGPLKYIDACRSCRHLHGYIIYFEKSEFEYIWSGMDKTNSCRTINNLGSKMAMNQNWRWDVGEPNGGSIQNCIIYHPQTKTFKDDYCNLKYPYHCFVEIHHIYSLRGLPLNLTPEIDHQYISTLVDDRLIFYGFENNIIHENNESKWVISLMHDPKKVVAYNNSTNLLPFGINFWFFVSDGNVTPDGKNLILTKCLENEFSCNDGFCIPMNLVCNNSPDCSDALDEEDCSIVDTLGYRKEFPPILTSKSEKSLVNITFHLKSINSIKEMKSMYDISFIIELQWKDPRLSFNNLNSNDQFPLTEIERGKIWFPPITFDNSAGNDDVRFTMDRDVQISATKFFGTIGTLNSVSELKKKLKYSGENVILKLKVSKMMSMLCVFDFHQYPFDNQKCKVEIGLTLEVQEQVALNILRDMSTSFDHIDLLQYNMKNLTFELVESKGIVVIELQRMFNNILWTTYFPTFFLQIVAILTLFFPSNRFDTTVMITITTTFVNYTLYQSVSISLPSTAYNKMIDYWLFSSLIMPLFIFVFEVYVELGAPALLKSTSNFFGRGFIELLFKYGKIIIIAFTVTFDISYWIYNFLLYYYYI, encoded by the exons ATGTCCTCTGTACCTCAGGCAATTTTCTCAAGTCCCTACTTCAATTTTTGGATAGACGCTATGGCAAAAATGATTGGGGTTTTGAGTTTTGGGTATAATTATGAACATACATTTACCTTTGATTTCTTATTAATACCATTAAGAACGAATGCATTCTGCGTCTGTAAGACTGATTTAGACAATG GAACTCAGATTAGGATCACAAGGAACACGGAAATAATTTTGGATAacataaagaaatttaaatttaatataccgCGAAATGTGTTTCATAACTTCACCCTTGGTGGCTTTATTCAGAATCCACTCAGCACATTTAATAACCTTCCATTTCAGGGTACATTTTTTGCTATATCCGCCTCCTCATCTGTAATCAATTACAGCATCGTGTTTTCTTTTTCTGCTTTATCAATAAACATTATTGATCCTGATTGGTATAAATGGAACAATGGCTCTGACGTACTACACAAAGGTAAATACGTGTCCTTAACGGAGAAAGAG AGTATACAAAACACTTTTGGGCTTCCAAGTGAAGAAAAATTATCCATGggtcctttaaaatatattgatgctTGTCGTTCGTGCAGACATTTGCATgggtatattatttatttcgagAAGTctgaatttgaatatatatggtCAGGAATGGATAAAACGAATAGTTGTAGAACAATAAATAATCTCGGATCAAAAATGGCAATGAATCAGAATTGGAGGTGGGATGTGGGAGAGCCGAACGGAGGGTCCATACAGAACTGTATCATATATCACCCACAAACAAAGACGTTCAAAGATGACTACTGCAATCTTAAATATCCTTATCATTGTTTCGTAGAAATTCATCATATCTATAGCCTACGTGGACTCCCTCTAAACCTTACGCCTGAGATAGATCATCAATATATATCAACATTAGTTGATGATAGACTTATATTTTATGGGttcgaaaataatataatccatGAAAATAATGAATCGAAATGGGTCATATCATTGATGCATGACCCTAAAAAAGTTGTAGCTTACAACAATAGCACAAATTTGCTTCCCTTTGGTATAAATTTCTGGTTCTTTGTTAGTGATGGTAACGTTACTCCTGATGGAAAGAATTTGATACTAACAAAA TGCTTGGAAAACGAATTCTCATGCAATGATGGCTTTTGTATTCCGATGAATTTGGTATGTAATAATAGTCCTGATTGTTCTGATGCTTTGGATGAGGAAGATTGTTCAATTGTTGATACACTGGGATACAGAAAGGAGTTTCCGCCCATCCTCACATCAAAAAGTGAGAAATCCTTGGTCAACATTACATTTCATCTAAAATCCATCAATAGTATCAAAGAAATGAAAAGTATGTACGATATATCCTTTATTATAGAGCTTCAGTGGAAAGATCCTCGCTTATCCTTCAACAATTTAAACAGCAATGATCAGTTCCCACTAACAGAAATCGAGAGGGGAAAAATATGGTTTCCTCCCATAACGTTTGATAATTCTGCAGGGAATGATGATGTGAGGTTTACCATGGATAGAGATGTTCAAATTTCTGCTACAAAATTCTTTGGTACAATTGGAACTCTCAACTCTGTCTCTGAGCTAAAAAAGAAGCTCAAATATTCAGGAGAAAATGTCATATTGAAacttaaagtatcaaaaatgatgAGCATGCTCTGCGTCTTTGACTTTCATCAGTATCCTTTTGACAATCAAAAATGTAAGGTTGAGATTGGACTTACGTTAGAGGTTCAGGAACAAGTTGCTCTGAATATATTGAGAGATATGTCCACCTCCTTTGATCACATTGATCTATTACAATACAACATGAAGAATCTGACATTTGAGTTAGTTGAGTCTAAGGGGATTGTCGTCATAGAGTTACAGAGAATGTTTAACAACATTTTATGGACAACATATTTCccaacattttttcttcaaattgtggcTATTCTTACTCTTTTCTTCCCTTCGAATAGATTTGATACAACAGTCATGATTACGATCACAACGACATTTGTCAATTACACTCTCTACCAGAGTGTCTCCATCTCCCTTCCCTCCACAGCCTACAACAAAATGATTGACTATTGGCTCTTTTCCTCTCTCATCATGCCactttttatctttgtttttgaGGTCTACGTGGAACTGGGTGCACCAGCATTGTTGAAAAGTACCTCCAACTTTTTCGGGAGGGGTTTCATAGaacttttgttcaaatatgGAAAAATCATCATCATTGCCTTTACTGTCACATTTGATATCAGCTATTGGatatataatttcttactttattactactatatttaa
- the LOC121124703 gene encoding uncharacterized protein isoform X1, which yields MNLNPFLQVILLVMVISLDFVKTIKNIVFKSEFPTQSQADNTLILKSQTYANDSSPQTNFTFCISFLVMSSVPQAIFSSPYFNFWIDAMAKMIGVLSFGYNYEHTFTFDFLLIPLRTNAFCVCKTDLDNAGTQIRITRNTEIILDNIKKFKFNIPRNVFHNFTLGGFIQNPLSTFNNLPFQGTFFAISASSSVINYSIVFSFSALSINIIDPDWYKWNNGSDVLHKGKYVSLTEKESIQNTFGLPSEEKLSMGPLKYIDACRSCRHLHGYIIYFEKSEFEYIWSGMDKTNSCRTINNLGSKMAMNQNWRWDVGEPNGGSIQNCIIYHPQTKTFKDDYCNLKYPYHCFVEIHHIYSLRGLPLNLTPEIDHQYISTLVDDRLIFYGFENNIIHENNESKWVISLMHDPKKVVAYNNSTNLLPFGINFWFFVSDGNVTPDGKNLILTKCLENEFSCNDGFCIPMNLVCNNSPDCSDALDEEDCSIVDTLGYRKEFPPILTSKSEKSLVNITFHLKSINSIKEMKSMYDISFIIELQWKDPRLSFNNLNSNDQFPLTEIERGKIWFPPITFDNSAGNDDVRFTMDRDVQISATKFFGTIGTLNSVSELKKKLKYSGENVILKLKVSKMMSMLCVFDFHQYPFDNQKCKVEIGLTLEVQEQVALNILRDMSTSFDHIDLLQYNMKNLTFELVESKGIVVIELQRMFNNILWTTYFPTFFLQIVAILTLFFPSNRFDTTVMITITTTFVNYTLYQSVSISLPSTAYNKMIDYWLFSSLIMPLFIFVFEVYVELGAPALLKSTSNFFGRGFIELLFKYGKIIIIAFTVTFDISYWIYNFLLYYYYI from the exons ATGAACTTGAATCCATTTCTACAAGTCATATTATTAGTAATGGTCATTTCACTAGACTTCGTG AAAACCATCAAAAATATAGTGTTTAAATCAGAATTCCCTACTCAAAGCCAAGCGGACAATACTTTGATCCTTAAATCACAAACGTATGCGAATGATTCATCCCCTCAGACTAATTTTACGTTTTGTATCAGCTTTCTTGTCATGTCCTCTGTACCTCAGGCAATTTTCTCAAGTCCCTACTTCAATTTTTGGATAGACGCTATGGCAAAAATGATTGGGGTTTTGAGTTTTGGGTATAATTATGAACATACATTTACCTTTGATTTCTTATTAATACCATTAAGAACGAATGCATTCTGCGTCTGTAAGACTGATTTAGACAATG cagGAACTCAGATTAGGATCACAAGGAACACGGAAATAATTTTGGATAacataaagaaatttaaatttaatataccgCGAAATGTGTTTCATAACTTCACCCTTGGTGGCTTTATTCAGAATCCACTCAGCACATTTAATAACCTTCCATTTCAGGGTACATTTTTTGCTATATCCGCCTCCTCATCTGTAATCAATTACAGCATCGTGTTTTCTTTTTCTGCTTTATCAATAAACATTATTGATCCTGATTGGTATAAATGGAACAATGGCTCTGACGTACTACACAAAGGTAAATACGTGTCCTTAACGGAGAAAGAG AGTATACAAAACACTTTTGGGCTTCCAAGTGAAGAAAAATTATCCATGggtcctttaaaatatattgatgctTGTCGTTCGTGCAGACATTTGCATgggtatattatttatttcgagAAGTctgaatttgaatatatatggtCAGGAATGGATAAAACGAATAGTTGTAGAACAATAAATAATCTCGGATCAAAAATGGCAATGAATCAGAATTGGAGGTGGGATGTGGGAGAGCCGAACGGAGGGTCCATACAGAACTGTATCATATATCACCCACAAACAAAGACGTTCAAAGATGACTACTGCAATCTTAAATATCCTTATCATTGTTTCGTAGAAATTCATCATATCTATAGCCTACGTGGACTCCCTCTAAACCTTACGCCTGAGATAGATCATCAATATATATCAACATTAGTTGATGATAGACTTATATTTTATGGGttcgaaaataatataatccatGAAAATAATGAATCGAAATGGGTCATATCATTGATGCATGACCCTAAAAAAGTTGTAGCTTACAACAATAGCACAAATTTGCTTCCCTTTGGTATAAATTTCTGGTTCTTTGTTAGTGATGGTAACGTTACTCCTGATGGAAAGAATTTGATACTAACAAAA TGCTTGGAAAACGAATTCTCATGCAATGATGGCTTTTGTATTCCGATGAATTTGGTATGTAATAATAGTCCTGATTGTTCTGATGCTTTGGATGAGGAAGATTGTTCAATTGTTGATACACTGGGATACAGAAAGGAGTTTCCGCCCATCCTCACATCAAAAAGTGAGAAATCCTTGGTCAACATTACATTTCATCTAAAATCCATCAATAGTATCAAAGAAATGAAAAGTATGTACGATATATCCTTTATTATAGAGCTTCAGTGGAAAGATCCTCGCTTATCCTTCAACAATTTAAACAGCAATGATCAGTTCCCACTAACAGAAATCGAGAGGGGAAAAATATGGTTTCCTCCCATAACGTTTGATAATTCTGCAGGGAATGATGATGTGAGGTTTACCATGGATAGAGATGTTCAAATTTCTGCTACAAAATTCTTTGGTACAATTGGAACTCTCAACTCTGTCTCTGAGCTAAAAAAGAAGCTCAAATATTCAGGAGAAAATGTCATATTGAAacttaaagtatcaaaaatgatgAGCATGCTCTGCGTCTTTGACTTTCATCAGTATCCTTTTGACAATCAAAAATGTAAGGTTGAGATTGGACTTACGTTAGAGGTTCAGGAACAAGTTGCTCTGAATATATTGAGAGATATGTCCACCTCCTTTGATCACATTGATCTATTACAATACAACATGAAGAATCTGACATTTGAGTTAGTTGAGTCTAAGGGGATTGTCGTCATAGAGTTACAGAGAATGTTTAACAACATTTTATGGACAACATATTTCccaacattttttcttcaaattgtggcTATTCTTACTCTTTTCTTCCCTTCGAATAGATTTGATACAACAGTCATGATTACGATCACAACGACATTTGTCAATTACACTCTCTACCAGAGTGTCTCCATCTCCCTTCCCTCCACAGCCTACAACAAAATGATTGACTATTGGCTCTTTTCCTCTCTCATCATGCCactttttatctttgtttttgaGGTCTACGTGGAACTGGGTGCACCAGCATTGTTGAAAAGTACCTCCAACTTTTTCGGGAGGGGTTTCATAGaacttttgttcaaatatgGAAAAATCATCATCATTGCCTTTACTGTCACATTTGATATCAGCTATTGGatatataatttcttactttattactactatatttaa
- the LOC121124703 gene encoding uncharacterized protein isoform X3: MSSVPQAIFSSPYFNFWIDAMAKMIGVLSFGYNYEHTFTFDFLLIPLRTNAFCVCKTDLDNAGTQIRITRNTEIILDNIKKFKFNIPRNVFHNFTLGGFIQNPLSTFNNLPFQGTFFAISASSSVINYSIVFSFSALSINIIDPDWYKWNNGSDVLHKGKYVSLTEKESIQNTFGLPSEEKLSMGPLKYIDACRSCRHLHGYIIYFEKSEFEYIWSGMDKTNSCRTINNLGSKMAMNQNWRWDVGEPNGGSIQNCIIYHPQTKTFKDDYCNLKYPYHCFVEIHHIYSLRGLPLNLTPEIDHQYISTLVDDRLIFYGFENNIIHENNESKWVISLMHDPKKVVAYNNSTNLLPFGINFWFFVSDGNVTPDGKNLILTKCLENEFSCNDGFCIPMNLVCNNSPDCSDALDEEDCSIVDTLGYRKEFPPILTSKSEKSLVNITFHLKSINSIKEMKSMYDISFIIELQWKDPRLSFNNLNSNDQFPLTEIERGKIWFPPITFDNSAGNDDVRFTMDRDVQISATKFFGTIGTLNSVSELKKKLKYSGENVILKLKVSKMMSMLCVFDFHQYPFDNQKCKVEIGLTLEVQEQVALNILRDMSTSFDHIDLLQYNMKNLTFELVESKGIVVIELQRMFNNILWTTYFPTFFLQIVAILTLFFPSNRFDTTVMITITTTFVNYTLYQSVSISLPSTAYNKMIDYWLFSSLIMPLFIFVFEVYVELGAPALLKSTSNFFGRGFIELLFKYGKIIIIAFTVTFDISYWIYNFLLYYYYI; encoded by the exons ATGTCCTCTGTACCTCAGGCAATTTTCTCAAGTCCCTACTTCAATTTTTGGATAGACGCTATGGCAAAAATGATTGGGGTTTTGAGTTTTGGGTATAATTATGAACATACATTTACCTTTGATTTCTTATTAATACCATTAAGAACGAATGCATTCTGCGTCTGTAAGACTGATTTAGACAATG cagGAACTCAGATTAGGATCACAAGGAACACGGAAATAATTTTGGATAacataaagaaatttaaatttaatataccgCGAAATGTGTTTCATAACTTCACCCTTGGTGGCTTTATTCAGAATCCACTCAGCACATTTAATAACCTTCCATTTCAGGGTACATTTTTTGCTATATCCGCCTCCTCATCTGTAATCAATTACAGCATCGTGTTTTCTTTTTCTGCTTTATCAATAAACATTATTGATCCTGATTGGTATAAATGGAACAATGGCTCTGACGTACTACACAAAGGTAAATACGTGTCCTTAACGGAGAAAGAG AGTATACAAAACACTTTTGGGCTTCCAAGTGAAGAAAAATTATCCATGggtcctttaaaatatattgatgctTGTCGTTCGTGCAGACATTTGCATgggtatattatttatttcgagAAGTctgaatttgaatatatatggtCAGGAATGGATAAAACGAATAGTTGTAGAACAATAAATAATCTCGGATCAAAAATGGCAATGAATCAGAATTGGAGGTGGGATGTGGGAGAGCCGAACGGAGGGTCCATACAGAACTGTATCATATATCACCCACAAACAAAGACGTTCAAAGATGACTACTGCAATCTTAAATATCCTTATCATTGTTTCGTAGAAATTCATCATATCTATAGCCTACGTGGACTCCCTCTAAACCTTACGCCTGAGATAGATCATCAATATATATCAACATTAGTTGATGATAGACTTATATTTTATGGGttcgaaaataatataatccatGAAAATAATGAATCGAAATGGGTCATATCATTGATGCATGACCCTAAAAAAGTTGTAGCTTACAACAATAGCACAAATTTGCTTCCCTTTGGTATAAATTTCTGGTTCTTTGTTAGTGATGGTAACGTTACTCCTGATGGAAAGAATTTGATACTAACAAAA TGCTTGGAAAACGAATTCTCATGCAATGATGGCTTTTGTATTCCGATGAATTTGGTATGTAATAATAGTCCTGATTGTTCTGATGCTTTGGATGAGGAAGATTGTTCAATTGTTGATACACTGGGATACAGAAAGGAGTTTCCGCCCATCCTCACATCAAAAAGTGAGAAATCCTTGGTCAACATTACATTTCATCTAAAATCCATCAATAGTATCAAAGAAATGAAAAGTATGTACGATATATCCTTTATTATAGAGCTTCAGTGGAAAGATCCTCGCTTATCCTTCAACAATTTAAACAGCAATGATCAGTTCCCACTAACAGAAATCGAGAGGGGAAAAATATGGTTTCCTCCCATAACGTTTGATAATTCTGCAGGGAATGATGATGTGAGGTTTACCATGGATAGAGATGTTCAAATTTCTGCTACAAAATTCTTTGGTACAATTGGAACTCTCAACTCTGTCTCTGAGCTAAAAAAGAAGCTCAAATATTCAGGAGAAAATGTCATATTGAAacttaaagtatcaaaaatgatgAGCATGCTCTGCGTCTTTGACTTTCATCAGTATCCTTTTGACAATCAAAAATGTAAGGTTGAGATTGGACTTACGTTAGAGGTTCAGGAACAAGTTGCTCTGAATATATTGAGAGATATGTCCACCTCCTTTGATCACATTGATCTATTACAATACAACATGAAGAATCTGACATTTGAGTTAGTTGAGTCTAAGGGGATTGTCGTCATAGAGTTACAGAGAATGTTTAACAACATTTTATGGACAACATATTTCccaacattttttcttcaaattgtggcTATTCTTACTCTTTTCTTCCCTTCGAATAGATTTGATACAACAGTCATGATTACGATCACAACGACATTTGTCAATTACACTCTCTACCAGAGTGTCTCCATCTCCCTTCCCTCCACAGCCTACAACAAAATGATTGACTATTGGCTCTTTTCCTCTCTCATCATGCCactttttatctttgtttttgaGGTCTACGTGGAACTGGGTGCACCAGCATTGTTGAAAAGTACCTCCAACTTTTTCGGGAGGGGTTTCATAGaacttttgttcaaatatgGAAAAATCATCATCATTGCCTTTACTGTCACATTTGATATCAGCTATTGGatatataatttcttactttattactactatatttaa
- the LOC121124703 gene encoding uncharacterized protein isoform X2, protein MNLNPFLQVILLVMVISLDFVKTIKNIVFKSEFPTQSQADNTLILKSQTYANDSSPQTNFTFCISFLVMSSVPQAIFSSPYFNFWIDAMAKMIGVLSFGYNYEHTFTFDFLLIPLRTNAFCVCKTDLDNGTQIRITRNTEIILDNIKKFKFNIPRNVFHNFTLGGFIQNPLSTFNNLPFQGTFFAISASSSVINYSIVFSFSALSINIIDPDWYKWNNGSDVLHKGKYVSLTEKESIQNTFGLPSEEKLSMGPLKYIDACRSCRHLHGYIIYFEKSEFEYIWSGMDKTNSCRTINNLGSKMAMNQNWRWDVGEPNGGSIQNCIIYHPQTKTFKDDYCNLKYPYHCFVEIHHIYSLRGLPLNLTPEIDHQYISTLVDDRLIFYGFENNIIHENNESKWVISLMHDPKKVVAYNNSTNLLPFGINFWFFVSDGNVTPDGKNLILTKCLENEFSCNDGFCIPMNLVCNNSPDCSDALDEEDCSIVDTLGYRKEFPPILTSKSEKSLVNITFHLKSINSIKEMKSMYDISFIIELQWKDPRLSFNNLNSNDQFPLTEIERGKIWFPPITFDNSAGNDDVRFTMDRDVQISATKFFGTIGTLNSVSELKKKLKYSGENVILKLKVSKMMSMLCVFDFHQYPFDNQKCKVEIGLTLEVQEQVALNILRDMSTSFDHIDLLQYNMKNLTFELVESKGIVVIELQRMFNNILWTTYFPTFFLQIVAILTLFFPSNRFDTTVMITITTTFVNYTLYQSVSISLPSTAYNKMIDYWLFSSLIMPLFIFVFEVYVELGAPALLKSTSNFFGRGFIELLFKYGKIIIIAFTVTFDISYWIYNFLLYYYYI, encoded by the exons ATGAACTTGAATCCATTTCTACAAGTCATATTATTAGTAATGGTCATTTCACTAGACTTCGTG AAAACCATCAAAAATATAGTGTTTAAATCAGAATTCCCTACTCAAAGCCAAGCGGACAATACTTTGATCCTTAAATCACAAACGTATGCGAATGATTCATCCCCTCAGACTAATTTTACGTTTTGTATCAGCTTTCTTGTCATGTCCTCTGTACCTCAGGCAATTTTCTCAAGTCCCTACTTCAATTTTTGGATAGACGCTATGGCAAAAATGATTGGGGTTTTGAGTTTTGGGTATAATTATGAACATACATTTACCTTTGATTTCTTATTAATACCATTAAGAACGAATGCATTCTGCGTCTGTAAGACTGATTTAGACAATG GAACTCAGATTAGGATCACAAGGAACACGGAAATAATTTTGGATAacataaagaaatttaaatttaatataccgCGAAATGTGTTTCATAACTTCACCCTTGGTGGCTTTATTCAGAATCCACTCAGCACATTTAATAACCTTCCATTTCAGGGTACATTTTTTGCTATATCCGCCTCCTCATCTGTAATCAATTACAGCATCGTGTTTTCTTTTTCTGCTTTATCAATAAACATTATTGATCCTGATTGGTATAAATGGAACAATGGCTCTGACGTACTACACAAAGGTAAATACGTGTCCTTAACGGAGAAAGAG AGTATACAAAACACTTTTGGGCTTCCAAGTGAAGAAAAATTATCCATGggtcctttaaaatatattgatgctTGTCGTTCGTGCAGACATTTGCATgggtatattatttatttcgagAAGTctgaatttgaatatatatggtCAGGAATGGATAAAACGAATAGTTGTAGAACAATAAATAATCTCGGATCAAAAATGGCAATGAATCAGAATTGGAGGTGGGATGTGGGAGAGCCGAACGGAGGGTCCATACAGAACTGTATCATATATCACCCACAAACAAAGACGTTCAAAGATGACTACTGCAATCTTAAATATCCTTATCATTGTTTCGTAGAAATTCATCATATCTATAGCCTACGTGGACTCCCTCTAAACCTTACGCCTGAGATAGATCATCAATATATATCAACATTAGTTGATGATAGACTTATATTTTATGGGttcgaaaataatataatccatGAAAATAATGAATCGAAATGGGTCATATCATTGATGCATGACCCTAAAAAAGTTGTAGCTTACAACAATAGCACAAATTTGCTTCCCTTTGGTATAAATTTCTGGTTCTTTGTTAGTGATGGTAACGTTACTCCTGATGGAAAGAATTTGATACTAACAAAA TGCTTGGAAAACGAATTCTCATGCAATGATGGCTTTTGTATTCCGATGAATTTGGTATGTAATAATAGTCCTGATTGTTCTGATGCTTTGGATGAGGAAGATTGTTCAATTGTTGATACACTGGGATACAGAAAGGAGTTTCCGCCCATCCTCACATCAAAAAGTGAGAAATCCTTGGTCAACATTACATTTCATCTAAAATCCATCAATAGTATCAAAGAAATGAAAAGTATGTACGATATATCCTTTATTATAGAGCTTCAGTGGAAAGATCCTCGCTTATCCTTCAACAATTTAAACAGCAATGATCAGTTCCCACTAACAGAAATCGAGAGGGGAAAAATATGGTTTCCTCCCATAACGTTTGATAATTCTGCAGGGAATGATGATGTGAGGTTTACCATGGATAGAGATGTTCAAATTTCTGCTACAAAATTCTTTGGTACAATTGGAACTCTCAACTCTGTCTCTGAGCTAAAAAAGAAGCTCAAATATTCAGGAGAAAATGTCATATTGAAacttaaagtatcaaaaatgatgAGCATGCTCTGCGTCTTTGACTTTCATCAGTATCCTTTTGACAATCAAAAATGTAAGGTTGAGATTGGACTTACGTTAGAGGTTCAGGAACAAGTTGCTCTGAATATATTGAGAGATATGTCCACCTCCTTTGATCACATTGATCTATTACAATACAACATGAAGAATCTGACATTTGAGTTAGTTGAGTCTAAGGGGATTGTCGTCATAGAGTTACAGAGAATGTTTAACAACATTTTATGGACAACATATTTCccaacattttttcttcaaattgtggcTATTCTTACTCTTTTCTTCCCTTCGAATAGATTTGATACAACAGTCATGATTACGATCACAACGACATTTGTCAATTACACTCTCTACCAGAGTGTCTCCATCTCCCTTCCCTCCACAGCCTACAACAAAATGATTGACTATTGGCTCTTTTCCTCTCTCATCATGCCactttttatctttgtttttgaGGTCTACGTGGAACTGGGTGCACCAGCATTGTTGAAAAGTACCTCCAACTTTTTCGGGAGGGGTTTCATAGaacttttgttcaaatatgGAAAAATCATCATCATTGCCTTTACTGTCACATTTGATATCAGCTATTGGatatataatttcttactttattactactatatttaa